The proteins below are encoded in one region of Puntigrus tetrazona isolate hp1 chromosome 5, ASM1883169v1, whole genome shotgun sequence:
- the LOC122345847 gene encoding putative uncharacterized protein BRD3OS, protein MTERCPLAEKALSEGFARLRFKDTSLLIWQQQQLELERAPPANYLSRSQSSWYSQYGNQAVVIRDKTRLKDSDSTGQSRICAVM, encoded by the coding sequence ATGACGGAGCGCTGTCCTTTAGCCGAGAAGGCGCTGTCGGAGGGCTTCGCGCGGCTGCGCTTCAAGGACACTTCTCTGCTGAtctggcagcagcagcagctggagCTGGAGAGAGCGCCACCCGCCAACTACCTCAGCCGCAGCCAGAGCTCCTGGTACAGCCAGTACGGCAACCAGGCAGTGGTGATACGGGACAAAACAAGACTGAAAGACTCCGATAGCACCGGACAGTCCCGGATTTGTGCTGTCATGTGA